The following are encoded together in the Kribbella sp. CA-293567 genome:
- the aroH gene encoding chorismate mutase — protein sequence MAVRAIRGATQLEVDEREHLLERSAELVRAVLEANDVASDDLISILFTVTPDLRSEFPAVAGRQIGLTDVPLMCMQEISVPHALPRVVRMMVHAESQLSRDKIQHVYLHGAVSLRPDLTGAQ from the coding sequence GTGGCGGTACGGGCGATCCGCGGGGCCACCCAGCTCGAGGTGGACGAGCGCGAGCATCTGCTCGAGCGGTCCGCGGAGCTGGTCAGGGCCGTGCTGGAGGCCAACGACGTGGCCTCCGACGACCTGATCAGCATCTTGTTCACCGTCACTCCGGACCTGCGGTCGGAGTTCCCGGCGGTGGCCGGCCGGCAGATCGGGCTGACCGACGTACCGCTGATGTGCATGCAGGAGATCAGCGTCCCGCACGCGTTGCCGCGGGTGGTCCGGATGATGGTGCACGCCGAGTCGCAGTTGTCCCGGGACAAGATCCAGCACGTCTACCTGCACGGCGCCGTCAGTCTGCGCCCCGACCTGACCGGTGCCCAGTGA
- a CDS encoding prephenate dehydrogenase, whose amino-acid sequence MTELRGPVRIVGTGLIGTSIGLALGRLGVVVELVDADPDNALMAERIGAGSRLVQIEPQLVVVAVPPDHVGAVIVEQLQQTDAIVTDAASVKSKPLLDARALASNPEELSRYVGSHPMAGSERSGPLAGRADLFEGATWAITPHETSDPDAVELVRRLAEAAGARTVELSVADHDLAVARVSHLPQLMSSLAAGTLVDAPAAHLELSGQGVRDVTRIAAGDPGLWTQIVAANSPALSGLLEGIRDELDRLLIALGKQEATDELTAVLNRGVSGAIRVPGKHGAPHIELVPVLVTIPDRPGQLARLFADAAASGANVEDLRIDHSPGRPVGEVELSVKPASVDQLVGVLTERGWSVHR is encoded by the coding sequence GTGACCGAGCTGCGGGGTCCGGTCCGGATCGTCGGCACCGGCCTGATCGGGACGTCGATCGGCCTGGCGCTCGGCCGGCTCGGAGTCGTGGTGGAGCTCGTCGACGCCGATCCCGACAACGCGTTGATGGCCGAGCGGATCGGGGCCGGCTCGCGCCTGGTCCAGATCGAGCCTCAGCTGGTGGTCGTCGCGGTCCCGCCCGACCATGTCGGCGCGGTGATCGTCGAGCAGCTCCAGCAGACCGACGCGATCGTCACCGACGCGGCGAGTGTGAAGTCGAAGCCGCTCCTCGACGCGCGCGCCCTGGCCTCGAACCCCGAGGAGCTCTCCCGGTACGTCGGCAGCCACCCGATGGCAGGCTCCGAGCGGAGCGGCCCACTGGCCGGCCGGGCCGACCTGTTCGAGGGCGCGACCTGGGCGATCACCCCGCACGAGACCAGCGATCCCGACGCGGTCGAGCTGGTCCGCCGCCTCGCCGAGGCCGCGGGCGCCCGGACGGTCGAGCTGTCCGTCGCCGACCACGACCTCGCGGTGGCTCGCGTCTCGCACCTCCCGCAACTGATGTCGTCCCTGGCCGCCGGCACGCTGGTCGACGCGCCCGCCGCCCACCTCGAGCTGTCCGGTCAGGGCGTCCGCGACGTCACCCGGATCGCGGCCGGCGATCCGGGCCTGTGGACCCAGATCGTCGCGGCCAACTCACCCGCGCTGAGCGGCCTGCTGGAAGGCATCCGCGACGAGCTCGACCGGCTTCTCATTGCCCTGGGCAAGCAAGAGGCGACCGACGAGCTGACCGCCGTACTCAACCGTGGGGTCTCCGGCGCGATCCGGGTGCCGGGCAAGCACGGCGCCCCGCACATCGAGCTGGTTCCGGTCCTCGTCACCATCCCCGACCGTCCTGGCCAGCTGGCCAGGTTGTTCGCGGACGCAGCCGCCTCCGGGGCCAACGTCGAGGATCTCCGGATCGATCACAGCCCGGGCCGCCCGGTCGGTGAGGTCGAGTTGTCGGTCAAGCCGGCGTCGGTCGATCAGCTGGTCGGGGTACTGACCGAGCGGGGCTGGTCCGTCCACCGGTAA
- the cmk gene encoding (d)CMP kinase, giving the protein MIIAVDGPSGSGKSSTARGVATRLGLRYLDTGAMYRAVTWSALEHGLDLDDVTAVAERARAVELSISTDPERGRFTADGVDVTEAIRDPRISASVSKIATNLEVRAELIRRQRELIAAAQPTGGAVVEGRDIATVVAPQAELKVLLTADQDARMARRKAELAAGSVTAEQLLDQIVRRDADDSTVSQFQVASDGAVEIDSTHLTLEEVVDVICRLAKEAEAVPSDRTS; this is encoded by the coding sequence ATGATCATCGCTGTTGACGGCCCGAGCGGGTCCGGTAAGTCGAGCACGGCCCGCGGAGTCGCGACCCGGCTCGGCCTGCGGTACCTGGACACCGGCGCGATGTACCGGGCGGTGACCTGGTCGGCGCTGGAGCACGGGCTCGACCTGGACGACGTCACGGCGGTCGCCGAGCGGGCCCGCGCGGTCGAGCTGTCGATCAGTACCGACCCCGAGCGGGGGCGGTTCACCGCCGACGGGGTGGACGTCACCGAGGCGATCCGGGATCCGCGGATCAGCGCCAGTGTCAGCAAGATCGCCACCAACCTCGAAGTACGGGCCGAGCTGATCCGGCGGCAGCGCGAGCTGATCGCCGCCGCGCAGCCGACCGGTGGCGCGGTGGTCGAAGGCCGCGACATCGCCACCGTGGTGGCGCCGCAGGCGGAGCTGAAGGTGCTGCTCACCGCCGACCAGGACGCCCGGATGGCCCGCCGCAAGGCCGAGCTGGCCGCGGGATCGGTGACCGCGGAGCAGTTGCTGGACCAGATCGTCCGGCGCGACGCCGACGACTCGACGGTCTCGCAGTTCCAGGTCGCCTCCGACGGCGCGGTGGAGATCGACTCGACCCACCTGACGCTGGAAGAGGTGGTCGACGTGATCTGCCGACTGGCGAAGGAGGCCGAGGCCGTGCCGAGCGACCGGACTTCATGA
- a CDS encoding lysophospholipid acyltransferase family protein: MTAAELTGQQDLPRTDDLPAVPHRLGSVLRHLVEPYVRWRYDLTVHHEHRFPLSGPVLVAPNHLGLLDGPLLGSTAPRMMHQLGKVEAFHGLQGLLLHRSGQIAVDRSQYDVRAIRRAIQILRTGRVLSVYPEGTRGPGDFRVVRSGVAYLAMVTGAPILPVALLGTRLPDGDIEVYPPRGSRVDVVYGETFTVDRVSFPRRQVDVRAVADQIGDVLRAHVQAAVEATGHPLPGVPDQKDPDE; encoded by the coding sequence ATGACTGCCGCTGAACTGACCGGGCAGCAGGATCTGCCCCGGACCGACGACCTGCCCGCCGTACCGCACCGGCTCGGCAGTGTCCTGCGCCACCTGGTCGAGCCGTACGTGCGCTGGCGGTACGACCTGACCGTCCACCACGAGCACCGGTTCCCGCTGTCCGGGCCGGTACTGGTCGCTCCCAACCACCTCGGTCTGCTCGACGGTCCATTGCTCGGGTCCACCGCGCCGCGGATGATGCACCAGCTCGGCAAGGTCGAGGCGTTCCACGGGCTGCAGGGGCTGCTGCTGCACAGGTCGGGCCAGATCGCGGTCGACCGTTCGCAGTACGACGTACGGGCGATCCGCCGGGCGATCCAGATCCTGCGCACCGGCCGGGTGCTGAGCGTGTACCCCGAAGGGACCCGTGGTCCCGGCGACTTCCGGGTGGTGCGCAGCGGAGTTGCCTACCTGGCCATGGTCACCGGTGCCCCGATCCTGCCGGTCGCGCTGCTCGGTACGCGGCTCCCGGACGGCGATATCGAGGTGTATCCGCCCCGGGGGAGCCGGGTCGACGTGGTATATGGCGAGACCTTCACGGTGGACCGCGTATCATTTCCCCGGAGGCAGGTCGACGTACGCGCGGTTGCCGACCAGATCGGCGACGTGTTGCGAGCCCATGTGCAGGCGGCCGTCGAAGCCACCGGCCACCCGCTCCCGGGCGTGCCAGACCAGAAGGATCCTGATGAGTGA
- the der gene encoding ribosome biogenesis GTPase Der: MSDLPTGYEFDAEPSHDREDTGPLPVVAIVGRPNVGKSTLVNRIIGRREAVVEDTPGVTRDRVSYDANWAGRGFTLVDTGGWDPDAVGMAALVAAQAEVAINAADAVLFVVDATVGITDADEAVVRVLRKAGKPVVLAANKVDDARVEAEAMNLWSLGIGEPFPISAMHGRGTGDMLDAVLAALPEAPPERDAQLGGPRRVAIVGKPNVGKSSLLNKVAKEDRVVVSEVSGTTVDPVDEEIVLGGKQWRFIDTAGIRRKVKNVQGHEYYASLRTNSAIERAEVVVVVVDASEPMTEQDLRIMNTVEEAGKALVIAYNKWDLVDEDRRYYLEREIDRDLVQFRWAPRVNISAMTGRHMEKLVPAIEAALDGWQTRVPTGQLNAFLGRLVAAHPHPVRSGKQPKILFGTQATTMPPTFAIFTSGAFESSYQRFIERRLREDFGFVGSPVHVQIRPRVKKLKR, from the coding sequence ATGAGTGACCTGCCCACCGGCTACGAGTTCGACGCGGAGCCGAGCCACGACCGCGAGGACACCGGCCCACTGCCGGTGGTGGCGATCGTCGGCCGGCCGAACGTCGGCAAGTCGACGCTGGTGAACCGGATCATCGGCCGCCGCGAGGCAGTGGTCGAGGACACCCCCGGTGTCACCCGCGACCGCGTCTCGTACGACGCGAACTGGGCCGGCCGCGGCTTCACGCTGGTCGACACCGGCGGCTGGGACCCCGACGCCGTCGGCATGGCCGCGCTGGTGGCCGCCCAGGCCGAGGTCGCGATCAACGCCGCCGACGCGGTGCTGTTCGTGGTCGACGCGACGGTCGGCATCACCGACGCCGACGAGGCCGTCGTACGGGTTCTGCGCAAGGCCGGCAAGCCCGTCGTACTGGCCGCCAACAAGGTCGACGACGCCCGCGTCGAGGCCGAGGCGATGAACCTGTGGAGCCTGGGCATCGGCGAGCCGTTCCCGATCTCGGCGATGCACGGCCGCGGCACCGGCGACATGCTGGACGCCGTACTGGCCGCGTTGCCCGAGGCGCCCCCGGAGCGTGACGCGCAGCTCGGCGGGCCGCGCCGGGTCGCGATCGTCGGCAAGCCGAACGTGGGCAAGTCGTCGCTGCTCAACAAGGTCGCCAAGGAGGACCGGGTCGTCGTCAGCGAGGTCTCCGGCACCACGGTCGACCCGGTCGACGAGGAGATCGTGCTCGGCGGCAAGCAGTGGCGCTTCATCGACACCGCCGGCATCCGGCGCAAGGTCAAGAACGTGCAGGGCCACGAGTACTACGCCAGCCTGCGGACGAACAGCGCGATCGAGCGGGCCGAGGTGGTCGTGGTCGTCGTCGACGCCTCCGAGCCGATGACCGAGCAGGACCTGCGGATCATGAACACGGTCGAGGAAGCCGGCAAGGCACTCGTCATCGCGTACAACAAGTGGGACCTGGTCGACGAGGACCGCCGGTACTACCTGGAGCGCGAGATCGACCGCGACCTGGTGCAGTTCCGCTGGGCCCCCCGGGTCAACATCAGCGCGATGACCGGCCGCCACATGGAGAAGCTGGTGCCCGCGATCGAGGCCGCCCTGGACGGCTGGCAGACCCGCGTCCCGACCGGCCAGCTCAACGCCTTCCTGGGCCGCCTGGTCGCCGCCCACCCGCACCCGGTGCGCAGCGGCAAGCAACCGAAGATCCTGTTCGGCACCCAGGCGACCACCATGCCGCCGACCTTCGCGATCTTCACCTCCGGCGCCTTCGAGTCGTCGTACCAGCGCTTCATCGAGCGCCGCCTGCGCGAAGATTTCGGCTTCGTCGGCAGCCCCGTGCACGTCCAGATCCGCCCCCGCGTGAAGAAGCTGAAACGCTAG